Proteins encoded within one genomic window of Candidatus Krumholzibacteriia bacterium:
- a CDS encoding HEAT repeat domain-containing protein, whose protein sequence is MAGTAGTPNASRPSERRLVRTLEAVVRAGRPETARGGARLAQRLETLVESLDRQLAAYLEEARFLRLQVTAGGLRVAGEAATRPGPRHTLAASLLHSGDVVELVFKQGVAREEIVRLVGVLHRAPFGVEEADSIGTMLWESDLRRISFRCRDDLVFGVGAGSEIFDSVNIPVPRADELSANTALDAVFSSGRENEAFPDLDLDEPSSPLRRVFHDEPGLEETMRTHFPNPELSLERITELLASIQLGDEDAGTKALARETLLRVVDLHLGASHLEAVRQVLRKLRPASAHAAVYSTVRALGRRICSSVHVPFLASILEAASTHPQQHEVVQEILRLLGDEGIQPLWQHLPPPAEDAARAQWITVLAALCADDPQVLAQSVASDSWEGMRDFVDVLARIGGAKVLTHLSRCKRHRDVRVRCEVVRALLTNDQQGATTMLCEILEDGEQRVRQTAVWALAARGDGRALPKLRETILETAEFRDRATSERDDFFRAFGRLADETTLRELVTMLEKRSWTGKGWTAELRRGAAIALGESRWPQARRLLQKYASSRDGRLREACRSALQGVHEPRAGMEDVLLGDPEPPPAEETHVG, encoded by the coding sequence ATGGCTGGCACAGCAGGCACTCCAAACGCATCGCGCCCCAGCGAACGCCGGCTCGTCCGGACGCTGGAAGCGGTGGTGCGCGCCGGACGTCCGGAAACCGCGCGCGGCGGCGCCCGTCTGGCGCAGCGCCTCGAGACCTTGGTGGAAAGTCTCGACCGGCAGCTCGCCGCCTACCTGGAAGAAGCGCGCTTCCTCCGCCTGCAAGTGACCGCTGGCGGCTTGCGCGTCGCCGGCGAGGCCGCGACCCGCCCGGGGCCGCGTCATACCCTCGCCGCTTCGCTCCTGCACTCGGGCGATGTCGTCGAGCTCGTTTTCAAGCAAGGCGTGGCGCGCGAAGAGATCGTACGTCTCGTCGGCGTGCTGCATCGAGCCCCGTTCGGTGTGGAGGAAGCGGATTCCATCGGTACCATGCTCTGGGAGAGCGATCTGCGCCGCATCTCCTTCCGTTGCCGCGACGATCTCGTCTTCGGGGTGGGGGCAGGAAGCGAGATCTTCGACTCGGTCAACATCCCGGTGCCGCGGGCGGACGAGCTCTCGGCCAACACCGCCCTGGATGCAGTGTTCTCCTCGGGCCGAGAGAACGAAGCCTTCCCGGACTTGGATCTGGACGAACCGTCCTCGCCGCTGCGCCGGGTCTTCCATGACGAGCCGGGTCTCGAAGAGACGATGCGGACGCATTTCCCCAACCCCGAGCTCAGTCTGGAGCGCATCACCGAGCTGCTCGCCAGCATCCAGCTCGGCGACGAGGATGCAGGGACCAAGGCGCTGGCGCGGGAAACGCTCCTTCGCGTCGTGGACCTGCACCTCGGTGCCTCGCATCTCGAGGCGGTGCGCCAGGTGCTGCGGAAGCTGCGCCCCGCTTCGGCCCACGCCGCGGTGTACTCGACCGTGCGCGCCCTCGGTCGCCGGATCTGCAGTTCCGTCCACGTGCCCTTCCTCGCTTCCATCCTGGAGGCGGCGTCCACCCATCCGCAGCAACACGAAGTCGTGCAGGAAATCCTGCGCCTCCTGGGCGACGAGGGGATTCAGCCTCTCTGGCAGCACCTGCCCCCACCTGCCGAGGACGCGGCCCGGGCCCAGTGGATCACGGTGCTGGCTGCACTATGCGCCGACGACCCGCAGGTGCTCGCTCAGAGCGTTGCCTCCGACTCTTGGGAGGGAATGCGGGACTTCGTCGACGTCCTGGCGCGCATCGGCGGTGCCAAGGTGCTAACGCACTTGAGCCGCTGCAAGCGGCATCGAGACGTCCGCGTGCGCTGCGAGGTTGTGCGCGCGCTTCTCACTAACGATCAGCAGGGCGCCACGACCATGCTGTGCGAGATCCTCGAAGATGGCGAGCAACGCGTGCGACAGACCGCCGTCTGGGCCCTGGCGGCGCGGGGCGACGGTCGGGCCTTGCCAAAGCTGCGGGAGACGATCTTGGAGACGGCGGAGTTTCGCGACCGTGCTACCAGCGAGCGCGACGATTTCTTCCGCGCCTTCGGGCGCTTGGCAGACGAGACGACGCTGCGCGAGCTCGTCACCATGCTGGAAAAGCGCAGCTGGACCGGCAAGGGCTGGACGGCGGAGCTCAGGCGCGGCGCCGCGATCGCCCTCGGCGAGAGCCGCTGGCCCCAGGCGCGGCGGCTCTTGCAGAAGTACGCCAGTAGCCGCGATGGCCGGCTCCGCGAAGCTTGCCGCAGTGCGCTGCAGGGCGTCCACGAACCGCGGGCCGGGATGGAAGACGTGCTGCTCGGTGACCCGGAGCCGCCGCCCGCGGAGGAAACCCATGTCGGGTGA